One Streptosporangium sp. NBC_01495 DNA window includes the following coding sequences:
- a CDS encoding amidohydrolase family protein: protein MTLLAIHAGLMFDGTNLSGPTTVFVEDGRITGVDTTGALPLDGADLIDLGVNAFLMPGLVDPHVHLGFDAGPDPVTAFTTADDAELLARMRAAADRALQAGITTVRDLGDRNYLALALRAELDRRPGEGPEILAAGPPITTPGGHCHFMGGAAEGAAALRAAVRDRHERGCAVVKIMLSGGNMTPGSPPHESQYSSADLRAVVDEAHRLGLPVAAHAHGTPAIRDALAAGVDSIEHATFVTADGVDADPALLAALAGSDVFVSVTIGVVPGDSPLVLPPEVARRVQAVHEALRSLYRLGARIVLGTDAGIMPVKPHDVLPYAVSQFTAEGPSPLEALTAATGLAAQACGVSDRKGRIAVGADADLLAVTGNPLDDLDRLRDVRAVFRAGFRVR from the coding sequence ATGACGCTTCTCGCGATTCACGCCGGACTGATGTTCGACGGTACGAACCTGTCCGGCCCCACGACGGTTTTCGTGGAGGACGGGCGGATCACCGGTGTGGACACCACGGGTGCTCTCCCGTTGGACGGGGCGGACCTGATCGACCTCGGGGTGAACGCGTTCCTGATGCCGGGACTCGTCGACCCTCATGTGCATCTCGGCTTCGACGCCGGTCCCGACCCGGTGACCGCGTTCACCACCGCCGACGACGCGGAGCTCCTGGCCAGGATGCGAGCCGCGGCCGACAGGGCGCTCCAGGCCGGTATCACGACCGTGCGTGACCTCGGTGACCGCAACTATCTGGCGCTGGCGCTGAGGGCGGAGCTGGACCGGCGCCCCGGAGAGGGGCCGGAGATCCTCGCCGCCGGGCCCCCGATCACGACGCCCGGCGGTCACTGCCATTTCATGGGTGGCGCGGCCGAAGGAGCCGCCGCCTTGCGTGCCGCGGTACGGGACCGGCACGAGCGAGGCTGCGCGGTGGTCAAGATCATGCTGAGCGGTGGCAACATGACGCCGGGCTCCCCGCCGCACGAGTCGCAGTACTCGTCGGCCGACCTGCGGGCCGTCGTCGACGAAGCGCATCGGCTCGGCCTGCCCGTCGCCGCCCACGCGCACGGTACGCCGGCGATCAGGGACGCGCTGGCGGCGGGAGTGGACAGCATCGAGCACGCGACGTTCGTGACCGCGGACGGGGTCGACGCGGACCCCGCCCTGCTCGCCGCCCTCGCCGGGAGCGACGTCTTCGTGAGCGTGACGATCGGAGTCGTCCCCGGCGATTCACCGCTCGTCCTGCCCCCCGAGGTCGCCAGGCGCGTGCAAGCCGTACACGAGGCGCTCAGAAGCCTGTACAGGCTCGGTGCCAGGATCGTGCTCGGTACGGACGCCGGCATCATGCCGGTCAAGCCGCACGACGTGCTGCCGTACGCCGTCTCCCAGTTCACCGCGGAGGGCCCGTCTCCCCTGGAGGCACTCACGGCGGCGACCGGCCTCGCCGCTCAGGCATGCGGGGTTTCCGACCGGAAGGGGCGGATCGCGGTGGGCGCGGACGCCGACCTGCTGGCCGTGACCGGGAACCCCCTCGACGACCTCGACCGGCTCCGAGACGTCCGAGCGGTCTTCCGCGCGGGCTTCCGGGTCCGTTGA
- a CDS encoding Gfo/Idh/MocA family protein encodes MSTIKWGILATGGIAATFTEDLKLLPDAEVVAVGSRSEKSARDFADRHGIPRAHGSWAELAADPDVDIVYVANTQNAHYDAVRTCLEGGKAVLCEKAFTLNRAEAAKLVDLARERGLFLMEAMWTRCIPAIRKIMELVEGGAVGPVSTVHADFGFSASVPADHRLRNPALGGGALLDVGVYPISFAHMVLGAPAGVRSWARLTPEGVDENTGVLLGYDSGAVALLSCGITTDSPVTASISGPLGRIELPHLFFRPDTFTLYRTDGEPETFHVPFEGKGMLHEATEAMRCLREGLLESPLMPWQATLDVMGVMDEVRSQVGVRFPGE; translated from the coding sequence ATGAGCACGATTAAGTGGGGAATTCTGGCGACCGGCGGCATCGCCGCCACCTTCACCGAGGACCTGAAGCTCCTGCCGGACGCCGAGGTGGTCGCGGTCGGATCGCGGTCGGAGAAGTCCGCGCGGGACTTCGCCGACCGGCACGGCATCCCGCGGGCCCACGGGAGCTGGGCGGAGCTGGCCGCCGACCCCGACGTGGACATCGTCTACGTCGCCAACACCCAGAATGCCCACTACGACGCCGTACGGACCTGCCTCGAAGGGGGCAAGGCCGTACTGTGCGAGAAGGCGTTCACCCTCAACCGGGCCGAGGCCGCCAAGCTGGTCGATCTCGCTCGGGAGCGGGGCCTGTTCCTGATGGAGGCCATGTGGACGCGCTGCATCCCGGCCATCCGCAAGATCATGGAGCTGGTCGAGGGAGGCGCCGTCGGCCCGGTCAGCACCGTTCACGCCGACTTCGGGTTCTCCGCCTCCGTCCCGGCCGACCACCGGCTCCGCAACCCGGCACTCGGCGGTGGCGCCCTGCTCGACGTGGGCGTCTACCCGATCTCCTTCGCCCACATGGTGCTCGGCGCCCCCGCCGGGGTGCGGTCCTGGGCACGGCTGACCCCCGAGGGGGTGGACGAGAACACCGGCGTGCTGCTCGGCTACGACAGCGGCGCGGTCGCCCTGCTGTCCTGCGGCATCACCACGGACAGCCCGGTCACCGCGTCCATCTCCGGCCCGCTCGGCCGGATCGAGCTGCCGCACCTGTTCTTCCGCCCCGACACCTTCACCCTGTACCGCACGGACGGCGAGCCGGAGACCTTCCACGTCCCCTTCGAGGGGAAGGGCATGCTGCACGAGGCGACCGAGGCGATGCGCTGCCTGCGCGAGGGCCTGCTGGAGAGCCCGCTGATGCCCTGGCAGGCGACCCTCGACGTGATGGGCGTCATGGACGAGGTCCGCTCGCAGGTGGGTGTCCGTTTTCCCGGTGAATGA
- a CDS encoding peptide chain release factor 3, with the protein MAAILQEAARRRTFAVISHPDAGKSTMTEALALHASAISQAGAVHGKSGRRGVTSDWMEMEKARGISITSAALRFEYRGHMFNLVDTPGHADFSEDTYRVLAAVDCAVMLLDAAKGMEPQTLKLFEVCRHRRIPVITFVNKWDRPGREALELLDEIEERTGLKPTPITWPIGNGGFFHGVADRAADRIVRYTRTPGGATKAIETDLSAEQALAELGGDWERAKDEIDLLSAIGADHDQKTFEAHESTPVLFGAALSNFGVGRLLDAMVDIAPAPTPRPDVAEDPRPLEEPFSGLVFKVQANMDPSHRDRIAFVRVCSGRFERGMVLIHAATARPFATKYAQSVFGQERATIDEAYPGDVVGLVNASALRPGDTLYDGSPVEFPRIPSFAPEHFSTARVRDSSRSKQFRKGIEQLDAEGVVQVLRSDVRGDQSPVLAAVGPMQFDVVKHRMAAEFNTEILMDRLDFGIARLTDAESAPILARQRGVEVFTRSLDGALLALFTDEWRMRGVMRDHPDLVLNALLADTRG; encoded by the coding sequence ATGGCCGCGATCCTTCAGGAGGCGGCTCGTCGCCGCACGTTCGCGGTGATCAGCCACCCCGACGCGGGCAAGTCGACCATGACCGAGGCGCTGGCGCTGCACGCCTCCGCCATCAGCCAGGCGGGTGCGGTGCACGGCAAGTCCGGGCGGCGCGGGGTCACCTCCGACTGGATGGAGATGGAGAAGGCCAGGGGCATCTCCATCACCTCCGCCGCGCTCCGGTTCGAGTACCGCGGGCACATGTTCAATCTGGTCGACACCCCCGGCCACGCCGACTTCTCCGAGGACACCTACCGGGTGCTGGCCGCCGTCGACTGCGCGGTCATGCTGCTCGACGCGGCCAAGGGCATGGAGCCGCAGACCCTGAAGCTGTTCGAGGTCTGCCGGCACCGCCGCATCCCCGTGATCACATTCGTCAACAAGTGGGACCGGCCGGGGCGCGAGGCGCTGGAGCTGCTGGACGAGATCGAGGAGCGCACCGGCCTGAAGCCCACGCCGATCACCTGGCCGATCGGCAACGGCGGCTTCTTCCACGGCGTGGCCGACCGCGCCGCCGACCGGATCGTCCGCTACACCCGTACGCCCGGCGGTGCCACCAAGGCCATCGAGACCGACCTGAGCGCCGAGCAGGCCCTGGCGGAGCTGGGCGGCGACTGGGAGCGGGCCAAGGACGAGATCGACCTGCTCTCCGCGATCGGCGCCGACCACGACCAGAAGACCTTCGAGGCGCACGAGTCGACCCCGGTGCTGTTCGGGGCCGCGCTGTCCAACTTCGGCGTCGGCCGCCTGCTGGACGCCATGGTCGACATCGCCCCCGCCCCCACGCCCCGCCCGGACGTCGCCGAAGACCCGCGCCCGCTGGAGGAGCCGTTCTCCGGCCTGGTCTTCAAGGTGCAGGCCAACATGGACCCCTCGCACCGCGACCGCATCGCCTTCGTCCGGGTCTGCTCGGGCAGGTTCGAGCGCGGCATGGTGCTCATCCACGCGGCCACCGCCCGCCCGTTCGCGACCAAGTACGCCCAGTCGGTCTTCGGCCAGGAGCGCGCCACGATCGACGAGGCGTACCCCGGCGACGTGGTCGGCCTGGTCAACGCCAGCGCCCTGCGGCCCGGCGACACGCTCTACGACGGCTCGCCCGTCGAGTTCCCGAGGATCCCGAGCTTCGCGCCCGAGCACTTCTCCACCGCCAGGGTCCGCGACTCCAGCCGGTCCAAGCAGTTCCGCAAGGGGATCGAGCAGCTCGACGCCGAGGGCGTGGTCCAGGTGCTCCGCTCCGACGTCCGAGGCGACCAGTCGCCGGTGCTCGCGGCGGTGGGCCCGATGCAGTTCGACGTGGTCAAGCACCGGATGGCCGCCGAGTTCAACACCGAGATCCTGATGGACCGGCTCGACTTCGGCATCGCCAGGCTCACCGACGCCGAGTCGGCGCCGATCCTGGCCCGCCAGCGCGGGGTGGAGGTCTTCACCCGATCGCTCGACGGGGCCCTGCTGGCGCTGTTCACCGACGAGTGGCGCATGCGCGGCGTGATGCGCGATCACCCCGACCTGGTGCTCAACGCCCTGCTCGCCGACACGCGAGGCTGA
- a CDS encoding PP2C family protein-serine/threonine phosphatase — protein sequence MITLRYTAGSDVGRIRQGNEDAAYAGARLLAVADGMGGHVGGEVASSAAIATVASLDQECPGDLAAAAEAGVRKANQRLRELVEEDPSLTGMGTTLTLMLWNGSRVALAHIGDSRAYLLRNGDLYQITYDHTLVQTLMDDGRITAEEAARHPHRSILLQVLDGGDNLELDLSLRDAEIGDRYLLCSDGLSGVVDAERLRQVLAEVDDLDEVARQLIVLACDAGGPDNITCVVADVVEGEPSDTSVVVGSANPS from the coding sequence ATGATCACGCTGCGCTATACGGCAGGTTCCGACGTCGGCCGGATCCGGCAAGGCAACGAGGACGCCGCCTACGCGGGCGCCCGGCTTCTCGCCGTCGCCGACGGGATGGGCGGCCATGTGGGCGGGGAGGTCGCCAGCTCTGCGGCGATCGCCACCGTCGCGTCCCTGGACCAGGAATGCCCCGGCGACCTCGCCGCCGCCGCCGAGGCCGGGGTCCGCAAGGCCAACCAGCGCCTGCGCGAGCTGGTCGAGGAGGACCCGTCGCTCACCGGCATGGGCACCACCCTGACCCTGATGCTCTGGAACGGCTCGCGCGTCGCCCTCGCCCACATCGGCGACTCCCGCGCCTACCTCCTGCGCAACGGTGACCTGTACCAGATCACCTACGACCACACCCTGGTCCAGACGCTGATGGACGACGGCCGGATCACCGCCGAGGAGGCCGCCCGCCACCCGCACCGGTCGATCCTGCTGCAGGTCCTCGACGGCGGCGACAACCTTGAGCTCGACCTCTCCCTGCGGGACGCCGAGATCGGCGACCGCTACCTGCTCTGTTCCGACGGGCTGTCCGGGGTGGTCGACGCCGAGCGGCTCCGCCAGGTGCTCGCCGAGGTCGACGACCTCGACGAGGTGGCGCGGCAGCTGATCGTGCTCGCCTGCGACGCGGGAGGGCCCGACAACATCACCTGCGTGGTCGCCGACGTGGTCGAGGGGGAACCCTCGGACACCTCGGTGGTGGTCGGCTCGGCCAACCCCTCGTAG
- a CDS encoding SPFH domain-containing protein translates to MDVISTGLGILLAVVLLVVIALLFMISRLFHKVEQGKALIISKINKVDVTFTGAVVLPVFNKAELMDISVKTIEIARTGREGLICRDNIRADIRITFFVRVNKTVEDVVKVAQAIGTARASDQETLQELFNAKFSEALKTVGKQLDFVDLYTQRDQFRDQIIQVIGTDLNGYSLEDAAIDYLEQTALHSLDKNNILDAQGIRKITELTAIEHVRTNEFRRREEKEITRQDVDAREAILELERRQADAETKQKREVETMRAREEAETAKVQAEERLKAHAAHLRTDEQLGVQQENQAREIAVAAKNRERVLAIETERIEKDRLLEVIARERETELSRISKDKELEGEKRSIAEVIRERIVVEKTVAEQEESIKRLRVVEEAERNRQAVIIHAEAEAQESLVKDIKAAEASEAAAKHRAREALVLAESRQQAAELDARAQIRLAEGVQAEMAAVGLAEVQVRERDAAAIEKVGRAEATVEREKALAVAEGEQARAHAVATAVREKLKAEAEGEQAMALAAAATVGEKLKAEAEGLTEKAAAMAALTDATRSHEEYRLRLEAEKEIRLAGVNAQLKIAEAQASVVSAGLSKAKIDIVGGDTVFFDRLMSSITMGKAVDGFVEHSDVARTLAGPYLDGSASLPADLGRAIGSIDTADVRNLSLSALLVKMIKEGGPDADRLRGLLGEAQAASTTEVPVAALGTAGAGAGNAAGSVKQ, encoded by the coding sequence TTGGACGTCATCTCCACCGGGCTCGGCATCCTCCTCGCCGTCGTCCTCCTCGTCGTCATCGCCCTGCTCTTCATGATCAGCAGGCTCTTCCACAAGGTGGAACAGGGCAAGGCCCTGATCATCTCGAAGATCAACAAGGTCGACGTCACCTTCACCGGGGCCGTCGTGCTGCCCGTCTTCAACAAGGCCGAGCTGATGGACATCTCGGTGAAGACCATCGAGATCGCGCGTACCGGCCGGGAGGGCCTGATCTGCCGCGACAACATCCGCGCCGACATCCGCATCACCTTCTTCGTCCGCGTCAACAAGACCGTCGAGGACGTGGTGAAGGTCGCCCAGGCCATCGGCACCGCGCGCGCGAGCGACCAGGAGACGCTGCAGGAGCTGTTCAACGCCAAGTTCTCCGAGGCGCTCAAGACGGTCGGCAAGCAGCTCGACTTCGTGGACCTCTACACCCAGCGCGACCAGTTCCGCGACCAGATCATCCAGGTCATCGGCACCGACCTCAACGGCTACAGCCTTGAGGACGCGGCCATCGACTACCTGGAGCAGACCGCCCTGCACTCCCTGGACAAGAACAACATCCTCGACGCGCAGGGCATCAGGAAGATCACCGAGCTGACCGCCATCGAGCACGTACGGACCAACGAGTTCCGGCGGCGCGAGGAGAAGGAGATCACCCGCCAGGACGTGGACGCGCGGGAGGCCATCCTGGAGCTGGAGCGCCGCCAGGCCGACGCGGAGACCAAGCAGAAGCGCGAGGTCGAGACCATGCGTGCCCGCGAGGAGGCGGAGACCGCCAAGGTCCAGGCCGAGGAGCGGCTCAAGGCGCACGCCGCGCACCTGCGTACCGACGAGCAGCTCGGCGTCCAGCAGGAGAACCAGGCCCGCGAGATCGCGGTGGCGGCGAAGAACCGCGAGCGGGTCCTCGCCATCGAGACCGAGCGCATCGAGAAGGACCGCCTGCTCGAGGTGATCGCCCGCGAGCGCGAGACCGAGCTGTCGCGCATCTCCAAGGACAAGGAACTGGAGGGCGAGAAGCGCTCCATCGCCGAGGTGATCCGCGAGCGGATCGTGGTGGAGAAGACGGTCGCCGAGCAGGAGGAGAGCATCAAGCGCCTGCGCGTGGTCGAGGAGGCCGAGCGGAACCGCCAGGCCGTGATCATCCATGCCGAGGCCGAGGCTCAGGAGAGCCTGGTCAAGGACATCAAGGCGGCCGAGGCCTCCGAGGCCGCGGCCAAGCACCGGGCGCGCGAGGCGCTGGTGCTGGCCGAGTCCCGGCAGCAGGCGGCCGAGCTCGACGCCCGCGCCCAGATCCGTCTCGCCGAGGGCGTCCAGGCCGAGATGGCCGCCGTCGGCCTGGCCGAGGTGCAGGTACGCGAGCGGGACGCCGCGGCGATCGAGAAGGTCGGTCGCGCCGAGGCCACCGTCGAGCGGGAGAAGGCACTGGCGGTCGCCGAGGGCGAGCAGGCCAGGGCCCACGCCGTGGCCACCGCGGTCCGCGAGAAGCTCAAGGCCGAGGCGGAGGGCGAGCAGGCCATGGCGCTGGCCGCCGCCGCGACGGTCGGCGAGAAGCTCAAGGCCGAGGCCGAGGGCCTCACCGAGAAGGCCGCGGCGATGGCCGCGCTCACCGACGCGACCCGCTCCCACGAGGAGTACCGCCTGCGTCTGGAGGCCGAGAAGGAGATCCGCCTCGCCGGGGTGAACGCCCAGCTCAAGATCGCCGAGGCGCAGGCCTCCGTGGTGTCGGCCGGACTGTCCAAGGCCAAGATCGACATCGTCGGCGGCGACACGGTGTTCTTCGACCGGCTGATGAGCTCGATCACCATGGGCAAGGCCGTGGACGGCTTCGTGGAGCACTCCGACGTCGCCCGTACGCTGGCCGGCCCCTACCTGGACGGCTCGGCGAGCCTCCCCGCCGACCTGGGCAGGGCCATCGGCTCGATCGACACCGCCGACGTGCGGAACCTCTCGCTGTCCGCACTGCTGGTGAAAATGATCAAGGAAGGCGGCCCCGACGCGGACAGGCTGCGCGGCCTGCTGGGCGAGGCCCAGGCGGCCAGTACGACCGAGGTCCCCGTCGCCGCGCTCGGCACCGCCGGCGCCGGCGCCGGCAACGCCGCCGGTTCCGTCAAGCAGTGA